Below is a window of Spirochaetota bacterium DNA.
TTTAGCTTTTATAAATAAAAAATTGAAAAATAATAAGTTGAAATATTTAGCAATTATTTTTTTTATTTCAGGAGTTTTAATCTATATTTTTTCTATAAATATTACAAAAAATATACTTTTTAATTCACTTGAAAAAAAATATAAAATTCAAATTGATAGTTTTAAACAGAATAGTTTACTTGGTGTTGATTATATAGTTATTTTATCAAGTAACATTAAAAATATTAAGAATTCATATCTTTCTTCACAAAAAGGTTACCCAGAAAGATTCTTTCTTGTGAGATTGATAGAAGGAGCTAAACTTTTCAATTTTATAAAATCAAACAAAAAAAATTTTAATAAAAATGAAAATATCATTATTCCTAATATTATTGTATGTGGGGGAGTAATTTTTCAAAATAAATATAATAATATTGCAGAAAGTGAAATAGGTAAAGATTTTTTAATATCAATTGGAATTAATGAAGATTTTATATTAACAGAAACTAAAAGCAAAAACACATATGAAAATTTACTTTTTGCTAAAAATAAATTTAATCTTAATAAGAAAAAAATTATTATAGTAAGTTCAGCATTTCATATGAAAAGAGTTTCATTAATATCTGATTATCTAAATCTCAATTATCTTTTATATCCTGTTGATTTTAATTCCTCAAAAGGAATAAACATTGATTCTTTTATTCCATCAAATTCAAATTTAGAATTAATCAATCTTATAATTTTAGAATATATATCAATTATTTATCATAAGTTATTTATACTTAAATAATTTCCTTAATAAAACTAAGTTTTTTTAATATTTCTTCAATTTAATTAAATCTCAATTTCACCATGTCTTGCGGCATGACAGTTTAAATTAACAGCAACAGGCAATGATGCTATATGACATGGGTAATATTCAATAAAAACATCAAGGCAGGTAACTCTTCCACCTATACCTTGAGGACCAACCCCTGTGTTATTAACTTCTTTTTTTATCCTTTCTTCTAGTCTTGCATAATTTGGATTTTTATTTCTTTCTCCTATATTTCTAAAAAGTGCTTTTTTAGCTAAAATTGCACATTTTTCAAAGTTTCCTCCAATTCCAATACCAATAATAATTGGGGGGCAGGGATTCCCTCCAG
It encodes the following:
- a CDS encoding YdcF family protein, which codes for MINLIFKIITKLFLPPSIFIILLITSSLYLAFINKKLKNNKLKYLAIIFFISGVLIYIFSINITKNILFNSLEKKYKIQIDSFKQNSLLGVDYIVILSSNIKNIKNSYLSSQKGYPERFFLVRLIEGAKLFNFIKSNKKNFNKNENIIIPNIIVCGGVIFQNKYNNIAESEIGKDFLISIGINEDFILTETKSKNTYENLLFAKNKFNLNKKKIIIVSSAFHMKRVSLISDYLNLNYLLYPVDFNSSKGINIDSFIPSNSNLELINLIILEYISIIYHKLFILK